In Quercus robur chromosome 10, dhQueRobu3.1, whole genome shotgun sequence, a genomic segment contains:
- the LOC126704159 gene encoding uncharacterized protein LOC126704159 produces MSVARLSTEDDDRESKKAYKEASPMLGFSDEDKIGTIQPHNDALIVTLRIGGYDVKKVLVDQGSAVEVMYLNLYKGLNLKPEDLTTYDSPLVSFEGKTVTLRGQIRLPIQIGSDVVEVDFIVVDVYSPYIAIVARPWLHALGAVSSTLHQKVKYSSEGQVKDIVGNQTMTR; encoded by the coding sequence ATGTCTGTGGCTCGGCTATCCACTGAGGACGACGATCGGGAGTCCAAAAAGGCCTATAAGGAAGCCTCACCGATGCTGGGCTTCTCGGACGAAGATAAGATCGGAACCATCCAACCCCATAACGATGCTCTGATAGTCACACTCAGAATTGGAGGATATGATGTGAAGAAAGTGCTAGTAGATCAGGGCAGTGCTGTGGAAGTAATGTATCTCAACctgtacaaggggctgaacttaaAACCCGAGGACCTAACGACGTACGATTCCCCTCTAGTAAGTTTCGAGGGAAAGACCGTTACTCTAAGAGGCCAGATTAGACTGCCCATACAAATTGGTTCGGACGTAGTGGAGGTGGATTTCATTGTAGTTGACGTTTATTCACCCTACATAGCTATTGTGGCTAGACCATGGCTTCATGCCCTAGGAGCTGTCTCTTCTACCCTGCACCAGAAGGTGAAGTACTCGTCGGAGGGCCAAGTTAAAGATATTGTAGGGAATCAGACTATGACCAGATAG